In Dyadobacter sp. NIV53, a single window of DNA contains:
- a CDS encoding PA2169 family four-helix-bundle protein: MEANENLVEVLNDLVKINNDRIEGYERAISETEGIDVDLKGIFQKMANESREYVAELSKEISSLGGEVETGTTNSGKIYRVWMDIKATFTGKDRTSVLESCEYGEDAAQEAYADALATDAELPTNVRQLITDQKSALLESHNLIKKYRDMHQAINS, from the coding sequence ATGGAAGCGAATGAAAATCTTGTTGAAGTATTGAATGACCTTGTTAAAATTAATAACGACCGTATTGAAGGATACGAAAGGGCAATTTCAGAAACAGAAGGTATTGACGTAGATTTGAAAGGAATATTTCAAAAAATGGCAAATGAAAGCCGCGAATATGTTGCCGAATTAAGTAAAGAAATTTCTTCTTTGGGTGGCGAAGTTGAAACCGGAACTACAAATTCTGGTAAGATTTACAGAGTATGGATGGATATCAAAGCAACATTTACAGGTAAAGACAGAACTTCCGTTTTGGAAAGCTGTGAATATGGCGAGGACGCTGCACAGGAGGCTTACGCAGATGCTTTGGCAACCGACGCTGAATTACCGACTAACGTAAGACAATTAATTACTGACCAAAAATCAGCATTACTGGAATCACACAACTTGATCAAGAAATATAGAGACATGCATCAGGCTATTAATAGCTAA
- a CDS encoding TonB-dependent receptor, protein MRNLNFTLLFLLLFPILSTAQNVDNIGVIKGEVVDSVTFSVIPFATISLYRNDKLTDGTFTDSLGRFWLRGQKPGSYFITFSLFGYDSLKTKLFTINPENPMIDLGTIKAVSRAKTLNAITVRGQKPLIEQGPDRIIFNAESLPSVAGSDASDVLRKVPYLSVDGNGGLSMRGSSNVKVFIDGKPSEIYASSVSDALKAVSGENIVKVEVITNPSARYDAEGTDGVVNIFTRKNRNNATNGNIRGVLGNRAENIMTDIHSSYGKWLFNMDAFYQKYWNRNGSELERETITTKLVQVNESRQSGDYFFGGFNFLYSPDSLNTLNIGYRARRMPNSTTNISENFTADNDNLIPSFERNIITPDKNNGNTFNAGYTGISKNGQREFSLLGMCILSDGMSGYDLKQTQNEIIDYKERYNSKRWSRDFTIQTDYTQSFSELWKWEAGAKVIQKSLKNKSVFEIYNFQENVPVNDPDRSNTFSYRSTIYALYNNVTLKLKKCSLTAGIRYEQTRLNAVFKDTSLHIPSYDNVVPQILVNRVFGEKTSLKFSYSMKLVRPYTTYLNPTINRNDSLDSQFGNPYLMPEITNRYQISYTRNDPKLFKDLMVFFNNNRNSIENIRTPAPGGVFESTWKNIGRNQRLGLSATATWKPVSALSFGATFTGQYVWLRSPAMQISNSGLMRQLVLNFSFKLQNGYSIDCYGFFDARNLRLQGYRSGWKFYNLTFNKRFKDERLGLSLRLETFLTPFTYIEEDFTTESFHQFQAFRYQNQNFRLTFSCKLGKKEIKNPKMKQIENGD, encoded by the coding sequence ATGAGAAATTTAAATTTCACATTGCTGTTTCTTCTATTGTTTCCAATATTATCAACAGCACAAAATGTTGATAATATTGGCGTTATAAAAGGTGAGGTTGTAGATTCAGTGACTTTTTCGGTTATTCCCTTCGCTACAATATCACTTTATCGGAATGATAAACTGACAGATGGCACATTTACGGATAGCCTCGGCCGGTTCTGGTTAAGAGGCCAAAAGCCAGGTAGTTATTTTATCACATTTAGTTTGTTCGGATATGATTCCTTAAAAACTAAATTATTTACCATAAATCCTGAAAATCCGATGATTGATCTGGGAACTATCAAAGCAGTTTCACGGGCAAAAACTCTTAACGCAATTACAGTACGCGGACAAAAACCATTGATTGAACAAGGGCCTGACAGAATTATATTCAATGCGGAAAGTTTGCCTTCTGTCGCTGGCTCAGATGCTTCTGATGTGCTCAGAAAAGTGCCGTATTTATCAGTGGATGGCAATGGCGGGCTTTCTATGCGAGGCAGTTCAAATGTGAAGGTCTTCATTGATGGCAAACCTTCTGAAATTTATGCCTCGTCCGTTTCAGATGCTTTGAAGGCTGTAAGCGGAGAGAATATTGTAAAGGTGGAGGTGATCACAAATCCTTCTGCCAGATATGATGCTGAAGGAACCGATGGCGTGGTGAATATTTTTACGCGTAAAAACAGGAATAATGCAACCAATGGGAATATCAGGGGAGTTTTAGGAAATCGCGCTGAAAATATCATGACAGATATTCACAGCAGCTATGGCAAATGGCTTTTCAATATGGATGCTTTTTATCAAAAATACTGGAACCGGAACGGGTCGGAACTGGAAAGGGAAACAATTACAACAAAACTTGTACAGGTTAACGAATCCAGGCAATCGGGAGATTATTTCTTTGGCGGGTTCAACTTTCTTTATAGTCCGGATTCGCTGAATACCCTAAATATCGGTTACCGCGCCCGCCGCATGCCGAATTCGACGACTAATATTTCCGAAAATTTTACAGCTGATAACGACAACCTTATCCCTTCCTTTGAAAGAAATATCATAACGCCTGATAAGAATAATGGTAATACTTTTAATGCCGGATATACCGGGATTTCGAAAAACGGGCAAAGAGAATTTTCTCTGTTAGGCATGTGCATACTGTCGGATGGAATGAGCGGTTATGACCTGAAACAGACACAAAATGAAATTATTGATTACAAAGAAAGATATAATAGTAAAAGATGGAGCCGTGATTTTACAATTCAGACTGACTACACGCAATCGTTTAGCGAGCTATGGAAGTGGGAGGCAGGAGCGAAGGTTATACAAAAGAGCTTAAAAAATAAAAGCGTTTTTGAAATATATAATTTTCAGGAAAACGTGCCAGTGAATGATCCGGACAGATCCAATACTTTTTCTTATCGAAGCACAATTTATGCATTGTACAACAATGTGACTCTGAAGCTAAAAAAATGTTCATTAACGGCAGGAATCCGATATGAACAAACAAGGCTGAATGCTGTTTTTAAGGATACTTCACTACATATTCCTTCTTATGATAATGTCGTTCCCCAAATCCTTGTTAACCGTGTTTTTGGTGAAAAAACGAGTTTGAAGTTTAGCTATTCCATGAAACTGGTAAGGCCTTATACCACTTATCTTAACCCGACTATCAATCGGAATGATTCGCTTGATTCACAATTTGGCAATCCGTATTTAATGCCGGAAATTACGAACCGTTATCAGATCAGCTACACGCGTAATGACCCGAAGTTATTCAAAGACTTGATGGTGTTTTTCAATAATAACCGGAATAGTATCGAAAATATCAGAACACCCGCCCCAGGAGGCGTATTTGAGAGTACCTGGAAAAATATTGGGCGGAATCAACGTTTAGGGTTATCTGCAACAGCCACCTGGAAACCAGTTTCAGCACTTAGTTTTGGAGCAACATTTACAGGTCAGTATGTTTGGCTAAGAAGCCCTGCCATGCAAATTTCAAATTCAGGCCTGATGCGCCAATTGGTTTTAAATTTCAGCTTTAAACTTCAAAATGGGTACAGTATCGACTGTTACGGATTTTTTGATGCCAGAAACTTACGGTTACAGGGTTATCGTTCCGGATGGAAATTTTACAATCTGACCTTTAACAAGAGGTTTAAAGACGAACGGTTGGGGTTAAGCCTGCGACTGGAAACATTTCTGACTCCCTTCACATATATTGAAGAAGATTTCACAACAGAATCTTTTCATCAGTTTCAGGCTTTTCGTTACCAGAACCAAAATTTCAGGTTAACGTTTTCCTGTAAACTTGGTAAAAAAGAGATCAAAAATCCCAAAATGAAACAGATCGAAAATGGAGATTAG
- a CDS encoding ATP-binding protein — MNIKDIVNRDLINLTNCESEPIHIPGSIQPHGFLLGITTDNYVIDFCSANTGLYITLSPEMLLGKSLYDIFPKSQTEDFVAYSTKEIDPAKPFVFTFNEIPFNTTVHRSGSTLILELEPFPDGTLDLPNLYSQTKSFVSILENHNYLLELCEDIAKQTRIITGYDRVMIYRFDAEYNGEVIAENKREDLNSFAGQKYPHTDIPAQARELYIRNPLRMIADINYEPVPLLTLQDSAEKSNKSLDLSLSTLRSVSPIHIEYLRNMGVGATLTISLLQNNKLWGLIACHHYSPKILPHYTRLSALLQGHFLTSQIAVREVAEEFEIAQAADQALLKSLALLNENENFVEENYQSENLLQIANAKGFVIYSQGKLYKSGLVPAEEDLTTLFKTLYERYPNESLHTSKLSEIIPGSEKLSKYGAGIIYHSIAADTPDGVMWLRAERIEMINWAGNPHKAVVVNQEGGMRLSPRKSFGLWMEEVRNKSDEWRKSELNAASGFAYALQKHINFKYVKSQEKKHRLLNDELKAANKELANLNWISTHDLKEPLRKIQIFASKVLDREDPDLSYQVKDSVERMRFAAEKMQVLIEDILTYSKTGNTEKVYERIDLNTILKKVLEELQDNIAEKNAVISFSQLPVLEVIPFQIHQLFVNLISNVLKFSKAGIPPVIDIQAEIVTNQQLPTQMQQPKYHAISFQDNGIGFEKEYANRIFDVFQRLHPVHKYPGTGIGLAICKKIMENHRGYIEADSELGAGSRFTIYFPYKE; from the coding sequence ATGAATATTAAAGATATCGTTAACCGGGATTTAATTAATCTGACAAACTGCGAAAGTGAACCGATTCATATTCCGGGAAGTATACAACCACATGGCTTTTTGCTGGGAATCACAACTGACAATTATGTCATTGATTTTTGCAGCGCCAATACCGGCTTGTATATAACGCTGTCACCGGAAATGCTGCTTGGAAAATCTTTATATGATATATTCCCAAAATCACAAACCGAGGATTTTGTTGCTTATTCTACCAAAGAGATCGATCCGGCAAAACCTTTTGTGTTTACTTTTAACGAAATTCCTTTCAATACAACAGTCCATCGCAGCGGTTCAACGCTGATTTTGGAACTGGAACCTTTTCCGGACGGTACGCTTGACTTGCCAAACCTTTACAGCCAGACAAAAAGTTTTGTATCCATACTTGAAAACCATAATTATCTGCTGGAACTATGTGAGGACATAGCAAAACAAACCAGAATTATAACCGGTTATGACCGTGTAATGATCTACCGGTTCGATGCAGAATATAACGGCGAAGTAATTGCAGAAAACAAAAGGGAAGACCTTAATTCTTTTGCCGGACAAAAATACCCGCATACAGATATTCCGGCACAGGCAAGGGAATTATATATCAGAAATCCGCTGCGGATGATCGCCGATATCAATTATGAACCTGTTCCATTGCTGACATTACAGGATTCAGCTGAAAAAAGCAACAAATCATTGGATCTGAGCCTTTCAACTTTGCGGAGTGTTTCCCCTATCCATATTGAATACTTACGGAATATGGGAGTTGGCGCCACATTGACGATCTCTCTTTTACAAAATAATAAATTATGGGGGCTCATTGCCTGTCATCATTACTCTCCCAAGATACTTCCGCATTATACCCGTTTGTCGGCATTACTTCAGGGACATTTTCTTACTTCGCAAATAGCCGTAAGAGAAGTTGCGGAAGAATTTGAGATTGCACAGGCAGCGGATCAGGCACTGTTGAAATCCTTGGCGCTGCTGAATGAAAACGAGAATTTCGTTGAAGAAAATTATCAGTCCGAAAATCTTTTACAAATTGCCAATGCCAAGGGATTTGTAATTTATTCACAGGGGAAATTATACAAGAGCGGTCTTGTCCCTGCAGAAGAAGATCTTACTACATTATTTAAAACCCTTTACGAAAGGTACCCGAACGAAAGTTTGCATACTTCTAAATTATCGGAAATCATTCCGGGGAGTGAGAAACTATCCAAATATGGGGCTGGTATCATCTATCATTCTATTGCAGCAGATACTCCTGATGGGGTTATGTGGCTTAGGGCCGAACGGATAGAAATGATCAACTGGGCCGGAAATCCGCATAAAGCCGTGGTCGTTAATCAGGAAGGCGGCATGCGGCTTTCTCCGCGAAAATCATTTGGGCTATGGATGGAAGAGGTAAGAAACAAAAGTGATGAATGGCGTAAATCAGAACTGAATGCCGCGTCCGGCTTTGCTTATGCATTACAAAAACACATCAACTTTAAATATGTTAAAAGTCAGGAAAAGAAACATCGTTTGTTGAATGATGAATTAAAAGCAGCTAATAAAGAGCTTGCAAATCTCAACTGGATCAGCACGCACGACTTGAAAGAACCGTTAAGAAAAATTCAGATTTTTGCATCCAAAGTACTGGACAGAGAAGATCCGGACCTTTCCTATCAGGTTAAGGATTCTGTGGAAAGGATGCGTTTTGCGGCTGAAAAAATGCAGGTTCTGATTGAAGATATCCTCACCTATTCCAAAACAGGAAACACTGAAAAAGTATACGAACGGATAGATTTAAATACTATTCTTAAAAAAGTACTCGAAGAACTGCAGGATAATATAGCGGAGAAAAATGCTGTAATTAGTTTTTCGCAATTACCTGTACTTGAAGTAATTCCTTTTCAGATACATCAGTTATTTGTTAATCTGATCAGTAATGTGCTCAAATTTTCCAAAGCGGGTATTCCTCCGGTTATTGACATTCAGGCTGAAATAGTTACAAACCAGCAATTGCCAACCCAAATGCAGCAGCCTAAATATCATGCAATATCCTTTCAGGATAATGGTATCGGGTTCGAAAAAGAATATGCAAACCGGATATTCGATGTTTTTCAGCGCCTTCATCCCGTGCACAAATATCCGGGAACCGGAATTGGATTGGCCATTTGTAAAAAAATAATGGAAAATCATCGGGGTTACATCGAAGCAGACTCAGAATTGGGTGCAGGCTCCCGATTTACCATTTATTTCCCATATAAAGAATAA
- a CDS encoding SHOCT domain-containing protein, whose product MKSLTKEGQQAIDEIAGKYDLKSQSVEAMVKAIVNGNGTMAQFNIPELGGNGQWMKGGMTMVGDMFNNSLKATVDKLCTELSALISSRVIFEEQDKPSDAFKFSTSGGPWPSVFGNPTSSGSQNNFKYAYFAPVRRLVIEENGKQLIYDTKHHNISGVSQQQGSGNSYKFTSQDGPVDVSQLPLISEPDNSDPERHEEQTQEIPGMAYDVTHVQSSNIHKTESASSDNIIATIEKISALYEKGHITEEEFKAKKQELLARL is encoded by the coding sequence ATGAAATCACTTACAAAAGAAGGACAGCAAGCTATTGATGAAATTGCCGGTAAATACGATTTGAAATCGCAAAGTGTGGAAGCAATGGTGAAAGCTATTGTAAATGGTAATGGCACAATGGCACAATTTAATATTCCCGAATTAGGTGGCAATGGTCAGTGGATGAAAGGTGGTATGACAATGGTAGGCGATATGTTTAATAATTCTCTCAAAGCCACTGTTGATAAATTATGTACAGAATTGTCAGCCCTGATATCCAGCAGGGTAATTTTTGAAGAACAGGATAAACCTTCCGACGCTTTCAAATTTAGTACATCTGGCGGCCCATGGCCTTCTGTTTTTGGTAATCCAACTTCAAGCGGTTCTCAGAATAATTTTAAATATGCTTATTTCGCACCCGTACGGCGTCTGGTAATTGAGGAAAATGGTAAGCAATTAATTTACGATACAAAACATCATAATATTTCCGGCGTTTCGCAGCAGCAGGGCTCCGGCAACTCTTACAAGTTTACGAGTCAGGATGGGCCAGTTGATGTTTCGCAGTTACCATTAATTTCGGAGCCGGACAATTCTGATCCTGAGAGACATGAAGAACAAACGCAGGAAATTCCAGGGATGGCCTATGATGTAACGCATGTTCAGAGTTCAAATATCCATAAAACGGAATCTGCCTCTTCGGATAATATCATTGCTACCATTGAAAAGATAAGCGCACTTTATGAAAAAGGCCATATAACAGAAGAGGAATTCAAGGCCAAAAAGCAGGAATTACTGGCAAGGTTATAA
- a CDS encoding biliverdin-producing heme oxygenase, whose translation MPIYQFSFSSIAQAIGIMYVLEGSTLGGKFLYNHINKTLGLDTTNGASYFYGYGPQTGSKWNTFVSLMADYAVDKNCENEIISSAVQTFSNIDHWLGQAEINLIR comes from the coding sequence TTGCCTATTTATCAATTTTCTTTTTCAAGTATAGCCCAGGCAATAGGGATTATGTATGTACTGGAAGGATCAACATTGGGAGGAAAATTTTTATACAATCATATTAATAAGACACTCGGCCTGGACACAACAAACGGAGCATCCTATTTCTATGGGTACGGGCCGCAAACAGGTTCAAAATGGAACACATTTGTTTCTTTAATGGCAGACTATGCAGTTGATAAGAATTGTGAAAATGAAATTATCTCAAGTGCGGTTCAAACATTTTCTAACATTGATCATTGGCTCGGTCAGGCTGAAATAAATTTGATAAGATGA
- a CDS encoding lipid A deacylase LpxR family protein encodes MQKRFIILLFNVLLPAIIQAQRIDNTASFRNMAGDKYFRIHYDNDFWGKSDYYYTQGYDLELVHPSLGNNPVSKVLFRLQNSQSTYGLAFEHYGFTPTSIKSNKILVGDRPFAGVIMLKSFAVSVDTPRKQRLVSTLSTGMLGPAAFAGKMQATIHGWTGDTDPQGWQYQIKNDVVINYELSHEKELLNYPNIISLNTNVQARLGTLSNKIQTGFTMTLGRFHSPFNSSRLVGLRNFQIYIYNQPLVGLVGYDATMQGGIFNKNSPYTLKASEINRITLQNNFGLVATFWKIYFEYYRTYLSREFKNGREHRWGGIKIGVAF; translated from the coding sequence ATGCAAAAAAGATTCATTATTTTATTATTTAACGTGCTGCTTCCTGCCATAATACAGGCACAAAGGATTGATAATACGGCATCGTTCCGGAATATGGCCGGAGATAAATATTTCCGGATTCATTATGATAATGACTTTTGGGGAAAAAGCGATTACTACTACACACAGGGTTACGATCTGGAATTGGTTCATCCTTCACTCGGTAACAATCCGGTATCAAAAGTATTATTTCGTTTACAAAATAGCCAGTCCACGTACGGATTGGCTTTTGAGCATTACGGCTTTACTCCAACCAGTATTAAAAGCAACAAAATACTCGTTGGCGACCGCCCGTTTGCCGGCGTTATAATGCTGAAATCATTTGCAGTTTCGGTTGATACACCCAGAAAACAAAGGCTGGTTTCTACATTAAGTACCGGTATGCTTGGCCCTGCGGCTTTTGCCGGAAAAATGCAGGCTACGATTCATGGCTGGACCGGTGACACTGATCCGCAGGGATGGCAGTATCAAATCAAAAACGATGTGGTTATTAATTATGAGCTTAGCCATGAAAAGGAACTTCTTAATTATCCCAATATCATTTCGTTGAATACCAATGTTCAGGCAAGGTTAGGAACGCTTTCCAATAAAATCCAAACCGGCTTTACAATGACATTAGGACGTTTTCATTCTCCTTTCAATTCCTCCAGGCTCGTTGGCTTACGCAACTTCCAAATTTATATTTACAATCAGCCATTGGTCGGTTTAGTTGGCTATGATGCTACAATGCAGGGTGGGATTTTTAACAAAAACAGCCCTTACACACTCAAAGCCAGCGAAATCAACAGAATTACGCTCCAAAATAATTTTGGACTGGTTGCCACTTTCTGGAAAATTTATTTTGAATATTATCGTACCTACCTCAGCAGGGAATTTAAAAACGGGCGTGAGCATCGTTGGGGAGGGATTAAGATTGGCGTTGCTTTTTAG
- a CDS encoding response regulator, producing the protein MQHKKPLHLLLADDDNDDTFLFQEALKQIPISTKLDIAENGMDLMNLLKSRASIPDLIFLDMNMPVRNGLECLCEIRNSDQFRDIPVVILSTSIAGNLLESANKNGANAYIQKPTNFSKLVAIIEKCLVLRESSGSAFELEQFLIKNDTNQS; encoded by the coding sequence ATGCAGCACAAAAAACCTCTTCATCTTTTATTAGCAGATGATGATAATGACGATACCTTTTTATTTCAGGAAGCTTTAAAACAAATTCCGATTTCTACAAAACTTGATATTGCAGAAAATGGAATGGATTTAATGAATTTATTAAAAAGTCGTGCGTCAATACCCGATCTTATTTTTCTGGACATGAATATGCCCGTGAGAAACGGTCTGGAATGTTTATGTGAAATCAGAAATTCAGATCAGTTCAGGGATATTCCTGTGGTTATTTTGTCAACTTCTATTGCTGGTAATCTTCTGGAATCGGCCAACAAGAATGGCGCCAATGCCTATATCCAGAAACCAACCAATTTTTCCAAACTGGTAGCAATCATAGAAAAATGCCTTGTTTTAAGAGAAAGTTCAGGAAGTGCTTTTGAACTGGAACAGTTTTTAATCAAAAATGATACGAATCAAAGTTAA
- a CDS encoding DNA topoisomerase IB has translation MSSAPAVGALTEAPVITASQIKKLKKDPALTAAAAGLVYIQANAPGYLRKGKSPKFHYVDKDGIRCKDKAAIKRIKSLVLPPAWREVWISENPDGHLQATGIDEADRKQYRYHPHWNLIRNQTKYYRLLTFSEALPQLRQQVEIDLKRKDLSLQRAIALVIRLMDKTCIRVGNQKYKIKHGSSGLTTLDARSTTIQGSKLRFKFTGKKGVKQDITLSDLHLARMVKQYKELPGRRLFQYTTESGGMCSLNASQVNNYIREYTGANFSAKDFRTWMGTVTAFEYLSAQEKYETQRQFTRTVNTCLDVVAAHLGNTRTVCKKYYVHPAVFRAYESSKIQKFLNKEVEEKNYFSNNEQLVKSLLAHQV, from the coding sequence ATGTCATCAGCACCAGCAGTAGGCGCTTTAACAGAAGCACCGGTTATTACTGCAAGTCAGATTAAAAAACTAAAAAAGGATCCTGCTTTAACTGCGGCCGCAGCCGGGCTTGTCTATATCCAGGCAAATGCTCCCGGTTATTTGCGTAAAGGGAAATCCCCTAAATTTCATTATGTTGATAAAGACGGAATTCGGTGTAAAGACAAAGCTGCAATTAAAAGGATAAAATCTCTTGTGCTGCCACCAGCATGGCGGGAAGTATGGATCAGTGAAAATCCTGACGGGCATTTGCAGGCTACCGGAATTGATGAGGCAGACCGCAAACAGTACCGTTATCATCCGCATTGGAACCTGATCCGAAACCAAACAAAATATTACCGTTTACTTACTTTTTCCGAAGCTTTGCCCCAGTTGCGCCAGCAGGTAGAAATTGATCTGAAAAGAAAAGACTTAAGTCTGCAGAGAGCAATTGCTTTGGTAATCAGGCTTATGGACAAAACCTGTATAAGGGTAGGAAATCAAAAATATAAAATCAAACACGGATCATCCGGACTCACTACCCTGGATGCAAGGTCAACCACCATTCAGGGAAGCAAGCTAAGATTTAAGTTCACGGGTAAAAAAGGTGTGAAACAGGATATTACGCTTAGCGATCTGCATCTGGCACGTATGGTAAAACAATATAAGGAGTTGCCCGGCCGCAGGCTTTTTCAGTACACTACCGAAAGCGGAGGAATGTGCTCTCTCAATGCAAGCCAGGTAAATAATTACATTCGTGAGTATACAGGCGCAAATTTTTCTGCCAAGGATTTCAGGACCTGGATGGGAACAGTTACTGCTTTCGAATATCTGAGTGCCCAGGAAAAATACGAAACACAGCGTCAATTTACCCGCACTGTCAATACCTGTCTTGATGTGGTTGCGGCACATTTGGGCAATACAAGAACGGTTTGTAAAAAATATTATGTGCACCCCGCAGTTTTCCGTGCTTATGAAAGCAGTAAAATCCAGAAATTCCTTAACAAAGAAGTAGAAGAAAAAAATTACTTTTCTAACAATGAACAGTTAGTAAAATCATTATTGGCTCACCAGGTCTGA